One Arachis duranensis cultivar V14167 unplaced genomic scaffold, aradu.V14167.gnm2.J7QH unplaced_Scaffold_40512, whole genome shotgun sequence DNA window includes the following coding sequences:
- the LOC107472290 gene encoding uncharacterized protein LOC107472290, with translation MKDHEDDQVVTIHGDHKEARQCYNISMKFQNRSTQQVNNVGLNQKEHTLAELDPRADFLNRPKPSDDLQKVYFNNDPNKFTYVGYNQIMMHPSDQNKTAFITDFGNYCYKVMPFGLKNAGATYQRLMDKVFAKQIGRNIEVYVDDMVAKTKIGDNHISDLTEIFGQICQYNMRLNPEKCAFAVQGGKFLGFLLTCRGIEANPDKCRAVLDMASPKTVKEVQRLTGRLAALSRFFDIRYQFRGPIKSQILADFIAELTIPSEEDHAKQWILYVDGSSNNGGYGAGIRLEAEDGFILEQSIHLAFKASNNQSEYEALLSGLRLCLDLQISTIKETDWRNDFIHYLQTGNIPEGVESDKKFRRQASSFTILNGTLYRRGYTRPLLKCLNKSKADIALAEAHEGICGTHTGA, from the exons ATGAAAGACCACGAG GATGACCAGGTTGTTACAATCCATGGCGACCATAAAGAAGCACGACAATGTTACAACATCAGCATGAAATTCCAAAATCGCTCAACGCAACAAGTCAATAACGTCGGCCTGAACCAAAAGGAGCACACACTAGCCGAGCTGGACCCAAGAGCTGATTTCCTCAATCGCCCAAAACCCTCCGATGACCTACAAAAAGTGTATTTCAACAATGATCCTAATAAATTCACATATGTAG GGTATAATCAAATAATGATGCACCCATCTGATCAAAATAAAACAGCTTTTATCACTGATTTCGGTAACTATTGTTATAAAGTTATGCCATTTGGATTAAAGAACGCAGGTGCAACTTACCAACGCCTTATGGATAAGGTGTTCGCCAAACAAATCGGCAGGAATATCgaagtttatgttgatgatatggTAGCCAAAACAAAAATTGGAGATAACCACATCAGCGACCTTACAGAAATATTCGGCCAGATCTGCCAGTACAACATGCGTCTCAACCCCGAGAAATGTGCATTCGCAGTTCAGGGGGGTAAGTTTTTGGGTTTTTTGCTAACATGCAGGGGAATAGAGGCAAATCCAGACAAATGCCGAGCAGTGCTGGACATGGCCAGCCCTAAAACAGTCAAAGAAGTTCAGCGCCTCACAGGACGACTCGCTGCACTTTCCAGATTT TTCGACATCAGATACCAATTCCGAGGACCGATCAAGTCACAAATCCTAGCGGATTTCATCGCCGAGCTTACAATACCATCCGAGGAAGATCATGCAAAACAATGGATCTTATATGTGGACGGCTCTTCAAATAACGGAGGCTATGGTGCAGGAATTCGTCTGGAAGCCGaggatggattcatattagaACAGTCAATACACTTAGCTTTCAAAGCAAGCAACAACCAATCCGAGTATGAAGCACTACTCTCCGGACTCCGACTCTGTTTAGATCTTCAAATCTCGACGATCAAG GAAACAGATTGGAGGAACGACTTTATACACTATTTACAAACAGGTAATATACCAGAAGGGGTCGAGAGCGATAAAAAGTTCCGACGGCAAGCATCTTCCTTCACAATACTCAATGGAACGTTGTATCGACGAGGATATACTCGCCCTCTACTCAAATGCCTCAACAAGTCAAAAGCTGACATAGCATTAGCAGAGGCACATGAAGGAATCTGCGGCACACATACAGGGGCTTGA